Proteins encoded within one genomic window of Rhea pennata isolate bPtePen1 unplaced genomic scaffold, bPtePen1.pri scaffold_31, whole genome shotgun sequence:
- the LOC134154438 gene encoding myelin-oligodendrocyte glycoprotein-like isoform X8 has product MNGKSPNTQKLESLRSNRSFWEHQTGAGKMWFLSFYGSFDIKSPLPGFIMYFTASLVQKLEAAPFVLVGPTSPVAAVAGQGVMLPCSLHPRRNAANMTVRWTRVADVVHHYSSGQDQYEEQGLSYHGRTGLSKEGLVSGSMALHIVAVRPADEGQYVCFVQDGSDYERATLTLEVAAPFYLGVFPWMVALIVTLVAWTGSLVLIAYLLKTKARQSAEWGKEAAELEWRRCIMPIQKEDPGSSGLHYGAGGVLRC; this is encoded by the exons ATGAATGGAAAGTCACCAAACACTCAAAAATTGGAGAGCTTAAGAAGTAACCGCAGTTTCTGGGAGCACCAAACTG GTGCGGGGAAGATGTGGTTTCTCTCCTTCTATGGGAGCTTCGACATCAAGTCTCCTCTGCCTGGTTTCATCATGTATTTCACAGCATCTCTCGTTCAAAAGCTGGAAGCAG CCCCATTTGTGCTGGTGGGACCCACCAGCCCCGTGGCAGCGGTTGCGGGCCAGGGCGTCATGTTGCCCTGCAGCTTGCATCCCCGGAGGAACGCTGCCAACATGACAGTGAGGTGGACCCGAGTCGCTGACGTCGTGCACCACTACAGTAGTGGGCAGGACCAGTATGAAGAGCAAGGGCTGAGCTACCACGGGAGGACAGGGCTGTCCAAAGAGGGTCTCGTGAGTGGGAGCATGGCGCTGCACATCGTCGCGGTCAGGCCGGCCGATGAAGGCCAGTACGTCTGTTTTGTTCAGGATGGTTCTGATTATGAACGTGCCACGTTGACACTGGAAGTAGCAG ctcccTTTTACCTAGGAGTGTTTCCCTGGATGGTGGCTCTGATTGTGACCCTGGTGGCTTGGACAGGGTCCCTTGTCCTCATCGCTTACCTGCTTAAAACTAAAG CAAGACAGTCCGCAGAATGGG GCAAAGAAGCTGCTGAACTTG AGTGGAGGAGATGCATCATGCCCATCCAGAAAG AGGATCCAGGTTCTTCTGGACTACACTACGGGGCAGGTGGTGTTCTCCGATGCTGA
- the LOC134154438 gene encoding myelin-oligodendrocyte glycoprotein-like isoform X6 translates to MNGKSPNTQKLESLRSNRSFWEHQTGAGKMWFLSFYGSFDIKSPLPGFIMYFTASLVQKLEAAPFVLVGPTSPVAAVAGQGVMLPCSLHPRRNAANMTVRWTRVADVVHHYSSGQDQYEEQGLSYHGRTGLSKEGLVSGSMALHIVAVRPADEGQYVCFVQDGSDYERATLTLEVAAPFYLGVFPWMVALIVTLVAWTGSLVLIAYLLKTKDSPQNGAKKLLNLSGGDASCPSRKRIQVLLDYTTGQVVFSDADSWAMIFIFPLFLPARERLYPWLWLGEAGTHLGVCT, encoded by the exons ATGAATGGAAAGTCACCAAACACTCAAAAATTGGAGAGCTTAAGAAGTAACCGCAGTTTCTGGGAGCACCAAACTG GTGCGGGGAAGATGTGGTTTCTCTCCTTCTATGGGAGCTTCGACATCAAGTCTCCTCTGCCTGGTTTCATCATGTATTTCACAGCATCTCTCGTTCAAAAGCTGGAAGCAG CCCCATTTGTGCTGGTGGGACCCACCAGCCCCGTGGCAGCGGTTGCGGGCCAGGGCGTCATGTTGCCCTGCAGCTTGCATCCCCGGAGGAACGCTGCCAACATGACAGTGAGGTGGACCCGAGTCGCTGACGTCGTGCACCACTACAGTAGTGGGCAGGACCAGTATGAAGAGCAAGGGCTGAGCTACCACGGGAGGACAGGGCTGTCCAAAGAGGGTCTCGTGAGTGGGAGCATGGCGCTGCACATCGTCGCGGTCAGGCCGGCCGATGAAGGCCAGTACGTCTGTTTTGTTCAGGATGGTTCTGATTATGAACGTGCCACGTTGACACTGGAAGTAGCAG ctcccTTTTACCTAGGAGTGTTTCCCTGGATGGTGGCTCTGATTGTGACCCTGGTGGCTTGGACAGGGTCCCTTGTCCTCATCGCTTACCTGCTTAAAACTAAAG ACAGTCCGCAGAATGGG GCAAAGAAGCTGCTGAACTTG AGTGGAGGAGATGCATCATGCCCATCCAGAAAG AGGATCCAGGTTCTTCTGGACTACACTACGGGGCAGGTGGTGTTCTCCGATGCTGATAGTTGGGCCATGATCTTCATTTTCCCTCTGTTCCTGCCAGCCAGAGAGAGGCTCTACCCTTGGCTCTGGCTGGGGGAGGCTGGAACCCACCTTGGGGTCTGCACCTGA
- the LOC134154438 gene encoding myelin-oligodendrocyte glycoprotein-like isoform X7, with translation MNGKSPNTQKLESLRSNRSFWEHQTGAGKMWFLSFYGSFDIKSPLPGFIMYFTASLVQKLEAAPFVLVGPTSPVAAVAGQGVMLPCSLHPRRNAANMTVRWTRVADVVHHYSSGQDQYEEQGLSYHGRTGLSKEGLVSGSMALHIVAVRPADEGQYVCFVQDGSDYERATLTLEVAAPFYLGVFPWMVALIVTLVAWTGSLVLIAYLLKTKARQSAEWGKEAAELEWRRCIMPIQKARERLYPWLWLGEAGTHLGVCT, from the exons ATGAATGGAAAGTCACCAAACACTCAAAAATTGGAGAGCTTAAGAAGTAACCGCAGTTTCTGGGAGCACCAAACTG GTGCGGGGAAGATGTGGTTTCTCTCCTTCTATGGGAGCTTCGACATCAAGTCTCCTCTGCCTGGTTTCATCATGTATTTCACAGCATCTCTCGTTCAAAAGCTGGAAGCAG CCCCATTTGTGCTGGTGGGACCCACCAGCCCCGTGGCAGCGGTTGCGGGCCAGGGCGTCATGTTGCCCTGCAGCTTGCATCCCCGGAGGAACGCTGCCAACATGACAGTGAGGTGGACCCGAGTCGCTGACGTCGTGCACCACTACAGTAGTGGGCAGGACCAGTATGAAGAGCAAGGGCTGAGCTACCACGGGAGGACAGGGCTGTCCAAAGAGGGTCTCGTGAGTGGGAGCATGGCGCTGCACATCGTCGCGGTCAGGCCGGCCGATGAAGGCCAGTACGTCTGTTTTGTTCAGGATGGTTCTGATTATGAACGTGCCACGTTGACACTGGAAGTAGCAG ctcccTTTTACCTAGGAGTGTTTCCCTGGATGGTGGCTCTGATTGTGACCCTGGTGGCTTGGACAGGGTCCCTTGTCCTCATCGCTTACCTGCTTAAAACTAAAG CAAGACAGTCCGCAGAATGGG GCAAAGAAGCTGCTGAACTTG AGTGGAGGAGATGCATCATGCCCATCCAGAAAG CCAGAGAGAGGCTCTACCCTTGGCTCTGGCTGGGGGAGGCTGGAACCCACCTTGGGGTCTGCACCTGA
- the LOC134154438 gene encoding myelin-oligodendrocyte glycoprotein-like isoform X5 — protein MNGKSPNTQKLESLRSNRSFWEHQTGAGKMWFLSFYGSFDIKSPLPGFIMYFTASLVQKLEAAPFVLVGPTSPVAAVAGQGVMLPCSLHPRRNAANMTVRWTRVADVVHHYSSGQDQYEEQGLSYHGRTGLSKEGLVSGSMALHIVAVRPADEGQYVCFVQDGSDYERATLTLEVAAPFYLGVFPWMVALIVTLVAWTGSLVLIAYLLKTKARQSAEWGKEAAELEWRRCIMPIQKEVQSHLNSLVIMRLTWRPPEVQSHLNYFVIMTDVPHSGHSCNLILGKSLGSPMRGRGVSSY, from the exons ATGAATGGAAAGTCACCAAACACTCAAAAATTGGAGAGCTTAAGAAGTAACCGCAGTTTCTGGGAGCACCAAACTG GTGCGGGGAAGATGTGGTTTCTCTCCTTCTATGGGAGCTTCGACATCAAGTCTCCTCTGCCTGGTTTCATCATGTATTTCACAGCATCTCTCGTTCAAAAGCTGGAAGCAG CCCCATTTGTGCTGGTGGGACCCACCAGCCCCGTGGCAGCGGTTGCGGGCCAGGGCGTCATGTTGCCCTGCAGCTTGCATCCCCGGAGGAACGCTGCCAACATGACAGTGAGGTGGACCCGAGTCGCTGACGTCGTGCACCACTACAGTAGTGGGCAGGACCAGTATGAAGAGCAAGGGCTGAGCTACCACGGGAGGACAGGGCTGTCCAAAGAGGGTCTCGTGAGTGGGAGCATGGCGCTGCACATCGTCGCGGTCAGGCCGGCCGATGAAGGCCAGTACGTCTGTTTTGTTCAGGATGGTTCTGATTATGAACGTGCCACGTTGACACTGGAAGTAGCAG ctcccTTTTACCTAGGAGTGTTTCCCTGGATGGTGGCTCTGATTGTGACCCTGGTGGCTTGGACAGGGTCCCTTGTCCTCATCGCTTACCTGCTTAAAACTAAAG CAAGACAGTCCGCAGAATGGG GCAAAGAAGCTGCTGAACTTG AGTGGAGGAGATGCATCATGCCCATCCAGAAAG AAGTTCAATCCCACCTCAATTCTTTGGTGATTATGAGGTTGACCTGGAGGCCTCCAGAGGTCCAATCCCACCTCAATTATTTTGTGATTATGACTGATGTACCACATTCTGGACACAGCTGCAACCTGATACTGGGCAAGTCCCTGGGCAGCCCCATGAGAGGCCGGGGAGTGTCTTCTTACTAG
- the LOC134154438 gene encoding uncharacterized protein LOC134154438 isoform X4 — MNGKSPNTQKLESLRSNRSFWEHQTGAGKMWFLSFYGSFDIKSPLPGFIMYFTASLVQKLEAAPFVLVGPTSPVAAVAGQGVMLPCSLHPRRNAANMTVRWTRVADVVHHYSSGQDQYEEQGLSYHGRTGLSKEGLVSGSMALHIVAVRPADEGQYVCFVQDGSDYERATLTLEVAAPFYLGVFPWMVALIVTLVAWTGSLVLIAYLLKTKDSPQNGAKKLLNLSGGDASCPSRKPERGSTLGSGWGRLEPTLGSAPEAEGETVFSAPTKQKLEASTCFFPSCWTMSHLPADLWSCVGEATTAPSKEQEMGRIRASPGRTCGADVNACVLHALRPGFHNTGT; from the exons ATGAATGGAAAGTCACCAAACACTCAAAAATTGGAGAGCTTAAGAAGTAACCGCAGTTTCTGGGAGCACCAAACTG GTGCGGGGAAGATGTGGTTTCTCTCCTTCTATGGGAGCTTCGACATCAAGTCTCCTCTGCCTGGTTTCATCATGTATTTCACAGCATCTCTCGTTCAAAAGCTGGAAGCAG CCCCATTTGTGCTGGTGGGACCCACCAGCCCCGTGGCAGCGGTTGCGGGCCAGGGCGTCATGTTGCCCTGCAGCTTGCATCCCCGGAGGAACGCTGCCAACATGACAGTGAGGTGGACCCGAGTCGCTGACGTCGTGCACCACTACAGTAGTGGGCAGGACCAGTATGAAGAGCAAGGGCTGAGCTACCACGGGAGGACAGGGCTGTCCAAAGAGGGTCTCGTGAGTGGGAGCATGGCGCTGCACATCGTCGCGGTCAGGCCGGCCGATGAAGGCCAGTACGTCTGTTTTGTTCAGGATGGTTCTGATTATGAACGTGCCACGTTGACACTGGAAGTAGCAG ctcccTTTTACCTAGGAGTGTTTCCCTGGATGGTGGCTCTGATTGTGACCCTGGTGGCTTGGACAGGGTCCCTTGTCCTCATCGCTTACCTGCTTAAAACTAAAG ACAGTCCGCAGAATGGG GCAAAGAAGCTGCTGAACTTG AGTGGAGGAGATGCATCATGCCCATCCAGAAAG CCAGAGAGAGGCTCTACCCTTGGCTCTGGCTGGGGGAGGCTGGAACCCACCTTGGGGTCTGCACCTGAGGCAGAAGGAGAAACTGTCTTCTCAGCACCAACCAAACAGAAACTGGAGGCCAGCACGTGCTTTTTTCCATCCTGTTGGACAATGTCCCATCTTCCCGCAGACCTTTGGTCATGTGTTGGTGAAGCCACCACTGCTCCGAGCAAGGAGCAAGAAATGGGGAGAATTAGGGCCTCACCAGGAAGGACGTGTGGAGCAGATGTTAATGCATGTGTATTGCATGCCCTTCGGCCTGGCTTTCATAACACGGGGACGTGA
- the LOC134154438 gene encoding butyrophilin subfamily 3 member A1-like isoform X1 — MNGKSPNTQKLESLRSNRSFWEHQTGAGKMWFLSFYGSFDIKSPLPGFIMYFTASLVQKLEAAPFVLVGPTSPVAAVAGQGVMLPCSLHPRRNAANMTVRWTRVADVVHHYSSGQDQYEEQGLSYHGRTGLSKEGLVSGSMALHIVAVRPADEGQYVCFVQDGSDYERATLTLEVAAPFYLGVFPWMVALIVTLVAWTGSLVLIAYLLKTKARQSAEWGKEAAELEWRRCIMPIQKAHVTWDPDTAHPLLCLSADRRRVERREAPQLLPQCPGRFNTERCVLGSEGFTGGRHAWVVEVAEGGHWWAVGVAARSVRRTGSFSFSPEGKIWAVGKLMGRQRVFTAPHPTPLPLDRVPQRIQVLLDYTTGQVVFSDADSWAMIFIFPLFLPARERLYPWLWLGEAGTHLGVCT; from the exons ATGAATGGAAAGTCACCAAACACTCAAAAATTGGAGAGCTTAAGAAGTAACCGCAGTTTCTGGGAGCACCAAACTG GTGCGGGGAAGATGTGGTTTCTCTCCTTCTATGGGAGCTTCGACATCAAGTCTCCTCTGCCTGGTTTCATCATGTATTTCACAGCATCTCTCGTTCAAAAGCTGGAAGCAG CCCCATTTGTGCTGGTGGGACCCACCAGCCCCGTGGCAGCGGTTGCGGGCCAGGGCGTCATGTTGCCCTGCAGCTTGCATCCCCGGAGGAACGCTGCCAACATGACAGTGAGGTGGACCCGAGTCGCTGACGTCGTGCACCACTACAGTAGTGGGCAGGACCAGTATGAAGAGCAAGGGCTGAGCTACCACGGGAGGACAGGGCTGTCCAAAGAGGGTCTCGTGAGTGGGAGCATGGCGCTGCACATCGTCGCGGTCAGGCCGGCCGATGAAGGCCAGTACGTCTGTTTTGTTCAGGATGGTTCTGATTATGAACGTGCCACGTTGACACTGGAAGTAGCAG ctcccTTTTACCTAGGAGTGTTTCCCTGGATGGTGGCTCTGATTGTGACCCTGGTGGCTTGGACAGGGTCCCTTGTCCTCATCGCTTACCTGCTTAAAACTAAAG CAAGACAGTCCGCAGAATGGG GCAAAGAAGCTGCTGAACTTG AGTGGAGGAGATGCATCATGCCCATCCAGAAAG CCCACGTGACATGGGATCCAGACACAGCTCAccctctcctctgcctctctgcagACAGGAGACGTGTGGAACGGAGGGAGGCACCACAGCTTTTGCCCCAGTGCCCGGGGCGATTCAACACGGAGCGCTGCGTGCTGGGAAGTGAGGGCTTCACTGGGGGGCGGCACGCTTGGGTGGTGGAGGTGGCAGAGGGAGGACACTGGTGGGCAGTGGGGGTTGCCGCCAGGTCCGTGAGGAGGACAGGGAGCTTTTCCTTCAGCCCCGAGGGCAAGATCTGGGCGGTGGGGAAACTCATGGGCCGCCAACGAGTCTTCACCGCTCCTCACCCCACACCACTGCCACTGGACCGTGTCCCCCAGAGGATCCAGGTTCTTCTGGACTACACTACGGGGCAGGTGGTGTTCTCCGATGCTGATAGTTGGGCCATGATCTTCATTTTCCCTCTGTTCCTGCCAGCCAGAGAGAGGCTCTACCCTTGGCTCTGGCTGGGGGAGGCTGGAACCCACCTTGGGGTCTGCACCTGA
- the LOC134154438 gene encoding myelin-oligodendrocyte glycoprotein-like isoform X9, whose translation MNGKSPNTQKLESLRSNRSFWEHQTGAGKMWFLSFYGSFDIKSPLPGFIMYFTASLVQKLEAAPFVLVGPTSPVAAVAGQGVMLPCSLHPRRNAANMTVRWTRVADVVHHYSSGQDQYEEQGLSYHGRTGLSKEGLVSGSMALHIVAVRPADEGQYVCFVQDGSDYERATLTLEVAAPFYLGVFPWMVALIVTLVAWTGSLVLIAYLLKTKDSPQNGAKKLLNLSGGDASCPSRKPT comes from the exons ATGAATGGAAAGTCACCAAACACTCAAAAATTGGAGAGCTTAAGAAGTAACCGCAGTTTCTGGGAGCACCAAACTG GTGCGGGGAAGATGTGGTTTCTCTCCTTCTATGGGAGCTTCGACATCAAGTCTCCTCTGCCTGGTTTCATCATGTATTTCACAGCATCTCTCGTTCAAAAGCTGGAAGCAG CCCCATTTGTGCTGGTGGGACCCACCAGCCCCGTGGCAGCGGTTGCGGGCCAGGGCGTCATGTTGCCCTGCAGCTTGCATCCCCGGAGGAACGCTGCCAACATGACAGTGAGGTGGACCCGAGTCGCTGACGTCGTGCACCACTACAGTAGTGGGCAGGACCAGTATGAAGAGCAAGGGCTGAGCTACCACGGGAGGACAGGGCTGTCCAAAGAGGGTCTCGTGAGTGGGAGCATGGCGCTGCACATCGTCGCGGTCAGGCCGGCCGATGAAGGCCAGTACGTCTGTTTTGTTCAGGATGGTTCTGATTATGAACGTGCCACGTTGACACTGGAAGTAGCAG ctcccTTTTACCTAGGAGTGTTTCCCTGGATGGTGGCTCTGATTGTGACCCTGGTGGCTTGGACAGGGTCCCTTGTCCTCATCGCTTACCTGCTTAAAACTAAAG ACAGTCCGCAGAATGGG GCAAAGAAGCTGCTGAACTTG AGTGGAGGAGATGCATCATGCCCATCCAGAAAG CCCACGTGA
- the LOC134154438 gene encoding butyrophilin subfamily 3 member A3-like isoform X3 → MNGKSPNTQKLESLRSNRSFWEHQTGAGKMWFLSFYGSFDIKSPLPGFIMYFTASLVQKLEAAPFVLVGPTSPVAAVAGQGVMLPCSLHPRRNAANMTVRWTRVADVVHHYSSGQDQYEEQGLSYHGRTGLSKEGLVSGSMALHIVAVRPADEGQYVCFVQDGSDYERATLTLEVAAPFYLGVFPWMVALIVTLVAWTGSLVLIAYLLKTKARQSAEWGKEAAELEWRRCIMPIQKDRRRVERREAPQLLPQCPGRFNTERCVLGSEGFTGGRHAWVVEVAEGGHWWAVGVAARSVRRTGSFSFSPEGKIWAVGKLMGRQRVFTAPHPTPLPLDRVPQRIQVLLDYTTGQVVFSDADSWAMIFIFPLFLPARERLYPWLWLGEAGTHLGVCT, encoded by the exons ATGAATGGAAAGTCACCAAACACTCAAAAATTGGAGAGCTTAAGAAGTAACCGCAGTTTCTGGGAGCACCAAACTG GTGCGGGGAAGATGTGGTTTCTCTCCTTCTATGGGAGCTTCGACATCAAGTCTCCTCTGCCTGGTTTCATCATGTATTTCACAGCATCTCTCGTTCAAAAGCTGGAAGCAG CCCCATTTGTGCTGGTGGGACCCACCAGCCCCGTGGCAGCGGTTGCGGGCCAGGGCGTCATGTTGCCCTGCAGCTTGCATCCCCGGAGGAACGCTGCCAACATGACAGTGAGGTGGACCCGAGTCGCTGACGTCGTGCACCACTACAGTAGTGGGCAGGACCAGTATGAAGAGCAAGGGCTGAGCTACCACGGGAGGACAGGGCTGTCCAAAGAGGGTCTCGTGAGTGGGAGCATGGCGCTGCACATCGTCGCGGTCAGGCCGGCCGATGAAGGCCAGTACGTCTGTTTTGTTCAGGATGGTTCTGATTATGAACGTGCCACGTTGACACTGGAAGTAGCAG ctcccTTTTACCTAGGAGTGTTTCCCTGGATGGTGGCTCTGATTGTGACCCTGGTGGCTTGGACAGGGTCCCTTGTCCTCATCGCTTACCTGCTTAAAACTAAAG CAAGACAGTCCGCAGAATGGG GCAAAGAAGCTGCTGAACTTG AGTGGAGGAGATGCATCATGCCCATCCAGAAAG ACAGGAGACGTGTGGAACGGAGGGAGGCACCACAGCTTTTGCCCCAGTGCCCGGGGCGATTCAACACGGAGCGCTGCGTGCTGGGAAGTGAGGGCTTCACTGGGGGGCGGCACGCTTGGGTGGTGGAGGTGGCAGAGGGAGGACACTGGTGGGCAGTGGGGGTTGCCGCCAGGTCCGTGAGGAGGACAGGGAGCTTTTCCTTCAGCCCCGAGGGCAAGATCTGGGCGGTGGGGAAACTCATGGGCCGCCAACGAGTCTTCACCGCTCCTCACCCCACACCACTGCCACTGGACCGTGTCCCCCAGAGGATCCAGGTTCTTCTGGACTACACTACGGGGCAGGTGGTGTTCTCCGATGCTGATAGTTGGGCCATGATCTTCATTTTCCCTCTGTTCCTGCCAGCCAGAGAGAGGCTCTACCCTTGGCTCTGGCTGGGGGAGGCTGGAACCCACCTTGGGGTCTGCACCTGA
- the LOC134154438 gene encoding butyrophilin subfamily 3 member A1-like isoform X2 produces the protein MNGKSPNTQKLESLRSNRSFWEHQTGAGKMWFLSFYGSFDIKSPLPGFIMYFTASLVQKLEAAPFVLVGPTSPVAAVAGQGVMLPCSLHPRRNAANMTVRWTRVADVVHHYSSGQDQYEEQGLSYHGRTGLSKEGLVSGSMALHIVAVRPADEGQYVCFVQDGSDYERATLTLEVAAPFYLGVFPWMVALIVTLVAWTGSLVLIAYLLKTKARQSAEWGKEAAELAHVTWDPDTAHPLLCLSADRRRVERREAPQLLPQCPGRFNTERCVLGSEGFTGGRHAWVVEVAEGGHWWAVGVAARSVRRTGSFSFSPEGKIWAVGKLMGRQRVFTAPHPTPLPLDRVPQRIQVLLDYTTGQVVFSDADSWAMIFIFPLFLPARERLYPWLWLGEAGTHLGVCT, from the exons ATGAATGGAAAGTCACCAAACACTCAAAAATTGGAGAGCTTAAGAAGTAACCGCAGTTTCTGGGAGCACCAAACTG GTGCGGGGAAGATGTGGTTTCTCTCCTTCTATGGGAGCTTCGACATCAAGTCTCCTCTGCCTGGTTTCATCATGTATTTCACAGCATCTCTCGTTCAAAAGCTGGAAGCAG CCCCATTTGTGCTGGTGGGACCCACCAGCCCCGTGGCAGCGGTTGCGGGCCAGGGCGTCATGTTGCCCTGCAGCTTGCATCCCCGGAGGAACGCTGCCAACATGACAGTGAGGTGGACCCGAGTCGCTGACGTCGTGCACCACTACAGTAGTGGGCAGGACCAGTATGAAGAGCAAGGGCTGAGCTACCACGGGAGGACAGGGCTGTCCAAAGAGGGTCTCGTGAGTGGGAGCATGGCGCTGCACATCGTCGCGGTCAGGCCGGCCGATGAAGGCCAGTACGTCTGTTTTGTTCAGGATGGTTCTGATTATGAACGTGCCACGTTGACACTGGAAGTAGCAG ctcccTTTTACCTAGGAGTGTTTCCCTGGATGGTGGCTCTGATTGTGACCCTGGTGGCTTGGACAGGGTCCCTTGTCCTCATCGCTTACCTGCTTAAAACTAAAG CAAGACAGTCCGCAGAATGGG GCAAAGAAGCTGCTGAACTTG CCCACGTGACATGGGATCCAGACACAGCTCAccctctcctctgcctctctgcagACAGGAGACGTGTGGAACGGAGGGAGGCACCACAGCTTTTGCCCCAGTGCCCGGGGCGATTCAACACGGAGCGCTGCGTGCTGGGAAGTGAGGGCTTCACTGGGGGGCGGCACGCTTGGGTGGTGGAGGTGGCAGAGGGAGGACACTGGTGGGCAGTGGGGGTTGCCGCCAGGTCCGTGAGGAGGACAGGGAGCTTTTCCTTCAGCCCCGAGGGCAAGATCTGGGCGGTGGGGAAACTCATGGGCCGCCAACGAGTCTTCACCGCTCCTCACCCCACACCACTGCCACTGGACCGTGTCCCCCAGAGGATCCAGGTTCTTCTGGACTACACTACGGGGCAGGTGGTGTTCTCCGATGCTGATAGTTGGGCCATGATCTTCATTTTCCCTCTGTTCCTGCCAGCCAGAGAGAGGCTCTACCCTTGGCTCTGGCTGGGGGAGGCTGGAACCCACCTTGGGGTCTGCACCTGA